Proteins encoded in a region of the Trichomycterus rosablanca isolate fTriRos1 chromosome 26, fTriRos1.hap1, whole genome shotgun sequence genome:
- the LOC134303714 gene encoding proteinase-activated receptor 2-like — protein sequence MSAAAYVNNSPPLLNVSLADKPLYETCVHMPHMILFYLCLQFTNTFMGIPANLMVLWLIRHNRKDSSSSDIFIVHLAVLDTFFSLSPPLELASLMWLNSSSTWSVLRFFYGIKDTTPLFLSCICLDRYMAVLHPIVFSNLKDKPHRPVCAGVTWLITLVYSVLKSVGTIPDFDKVFIVMVLAAFAFMVFCNISILWALMISGPGRDDMHPVKKRAFKMVLIIQAIIVFNYLPLVALFPFKSYFSPDVFRCYINFIGFGCMNISSSIQPVLYLSKVMPKCPACCCTCCTTEQTEKVTTAIEPSTVYSTTG from the coding sequence ATGTCAGCAGCTGCCTATGTCAATAACTCCCCACCCCTTCTGAATGTCTCACTGGCGGACAAGCCGCTGTACGAGACATGCGTCCACATGCCTCACATGATCCTGTTTTACCTGTGCTTGCAGTTCACTAACACGTTCATGGGCATTCCAGCAAACCTCATGGTGCTCTGGCTGATCCGTCATAACCGGAAAGACTCTTCCTCCTCTGACATCTTCATCGTTCACCTGGCTGTCCTAGACACCTTTTTTTCCCTTAGCCCTCCACTGGAGTTAGCCAGCCTGATGTGGTTGAACAGCAGCAGCACGTGGTCTGTTTTGCGCTTCTTTTATGGGATCAAGGACACAACGCCGCTCTTCCTTTCCTGCATTTGTCTGGATCGTTACATGGCAGTGCTGCACCCTATCGTCTTCTCCAACCTGAAGGATAAGCCTCATCGGCCCGTCTGTGCAGGCGTCACGTGGCTCATCACGCTGGTTTATTCTGTACTAAAATCCGTTGGCACTATCCCAGACTTCGATAAAGTGTTTATAGTCATGGTCCTGGCTGCATTCGCCTTCATGGTCTTCTGTAACATCTCCATACTCTGGGCCCTGATGATCTCCGGCCCAGGTCGTGATGACATGCATCCTGTCAAGAAAAGAGCCTTCAAGATGGTACTCATCATTCAGGCAATCATAGTCTTTAACTACCTCCCTCTTGTTGCGCTGTTCCCATTTAAGTCCTATTTCTCGCCAGATGTGTTCAGATGTTACATCAATTTCATAGGATTCGGCTGCATGAACATTAGCAGTAGCATTCAGCCTGTGCTCTACCTGTCCAAAGTGATGCCAAAATGTCCAGCATGCTGCTGTACATGTTGTACTACTGAACAGACTGAAAAGGTAACCACAGCAATCGAACCCTCTACTGTGTACTCAACGACCGGGTAA
- the sapcd2 gene encoding suppressor APC domain-containing protein 2, with protein MALTASDPRCRRTGLSAACRAAVGTENIPTKSALKTTSMQPKEAEYTTDGLPKAFLHSLRTLFDILDDGRRGYVHISEIESRWQGAETQDLPGGVLESLRRVAPPHGCLTFERFVAGLRYSIPNPENGNKAHFTNHNKPGHLHSNSFKQQQQDTHAKVRPLGPSNGTNVHQNRAAASQNRAGASQNRAWQKERANSVFTLGKPSSSDSLSYPAVPSVQPYRRNGRSQERVHVVPERALYRSESFRTGKVTQPLNRVLSVESLVLDSSNFQNPSQQGENAGLPRSKSESTTGFTATRRHSRNREEPRRHTITNGVDYGMLKQMKELEQEKDSLLAGLDVVERAREWYQSQIHNINERQRLIGQSGHLTDFLTESNRLNVLMPKLEEVNRCLNELISCSGMSFPSPSTQSSSISQSIQPVPAPPQAIQRLKDQNHLLTQEVTEKSERITQLEQEKSALIKQLFEARARSAHNSTLDSTFI; from the exons ATGGCTTTGACTGCATCGGATCCCAGGTGCAGACGGACCGGACTGAGCGCTGCGTGTAGGGCGGCTGTGGGGACCGAAAACATTCCGACAAAAAGCGCGTTAAAAACGACCAGCATGCAGCCGAAAGAGGCCGAATATACAACAGACGGGTTACCGAAAGCCTTCCTACACAGCCTGCGCACTCTGTTCGATATTTTAGACGACGGAAGGCGAGGTTATGTGCACATTTCGGAGATTGAAAGTCGCTGGCAGGGCGCGGAGACGCAGGATTTACCTGGCGGGGTGCTGGAGAGCTTGAGGCGGGTTGCACCACCGCACGGCTGCCTGACATTTGAGCGTTTTGTCGCGGGGCTTCGTTATTCTATACCGAATCCCGAAAACGGTAACAAAGCGCACTTTACTAATCACAATAAGCCCGGACATCTTCATTCTAACAGCTTTAAACAGCAACAACAAGACACACACGCTAAAGTGCGTCCACTCGGACCGAGCAATGGGACTAATGTTCATCAGAACCGAGCGGCTGCTTCACAGAACCGAGCGGGTGCTTCACAGAACCGAGCTTGGCAGAAAGAACGGGCAAATTCTGTGTTTACTTTGGGTAAACCATCATCAAGCGATTCATTATCGTACCCTGCTGTGCCCAGCGTACAGCCATACAGGAGGAACGGCAGGAGTCAAGAGCGCGTGCATGTTGTCCCCGAGCGCGCGCTTTATCGATCCGAGTCATTTCGTACTGGCAAAGTAACACAACCGCTGAATCGAGTCCTTTCAGTCGAATCACTTGTACTTGATTCGTCAAACTTTCAGAATCCAA GTCAACAAGGTGAAAATGCCGGTCTCCCAAGGTCGAAGAGCGAGAGCACTACAGGGTTCACGGCCACGAGGCGGCACAGCAGGAACCGAGAGGAGCCGAGGCGACACACCATTACTAATGGAGTGGACTATGGAATG CTGAAGCAGATGAAGGAGCTGGAACAGGAGAAGGACTCTTTGCTGGCAGGGCTGGATGTGGTGGAGAGGGCCAGAGAGTGGTACCAGAGTCAAATCCACAACATCAACGAGAGGCAGAGGCTTATCGGCCAGAGCGGTCACCTCACT gattttctgACCGAATCGAATCGCCTGAATGTCCTAATGCCTAAACTAGAGGAAGTGAACCGCTGCCTTAATGAGCTCATATCCTGCTCTGGAATG TCATTTCCGTCTCCGAGCACACAGTCCTCGTCCATCTCCCAGAGTATCCAGCCTGTCCCAGCTCCCCCACAGGCCATCCAGAGACTAAAGGACCAGAACCACCTTCTCACACAG GAGGTGACTGAGAAGAGCGAACGCATCACACAGCTGGAGCAGGAAAAGTCGGCCCTGATTAAACAGCTGTTTGAAGCCAGAGCTCGCAGCGCTCACAACAGTACCCTCGACTCGACCTTCATATGA
- the tmem141 gene encoding transmembrane protein 141, whose product MVNLGLRKVDDAVVEKHPGLEQYAACQSRAFMKGSASFIVGTASLFLAQLAIQKKLKYPLQWNLLISIVTSSVLSYSVTRHETMKCTDLWLFLESGGLSDSSQPKQEALTPPPKVTKYGDTME is encoded by the exons ATGGTTAATCTCGGACTGCGTAAAGTGGACGATGCTGTGGTGGAGAAACACCCG GGTTTGGAACAGTATGCTGCCTGCCAGTCCCGAGCATTTATGAAAGGATCAGCGAGCTTCATTGTTG GCACGGCAAGCCTTTTCTTAGCACAGCTTGCCATCCAGAAAAAGTTGAAATATCCACTACAGTGGAACCTCCTGATATCTATTG tgacttcttcagtgttGAGCTACTCAGTAACACGTCATGAGACGATGAAGTGCACAGATTTGTGGCTTTTCCTAGAGTCAGGAGGACTGTCCGACTCTAGCCAACCTA AACAAGAAGCTCTTACTCCACCACCTAAAGTCACAAAATATGGAGATACAATGGAATAA